Part of the Lolium rigidum isolate FL_2022 chromosome 6, APGP_CSIRO_Lrig_0.1, whole genome shotgun sequence genome, ACTTGCTGCAAATAAGAGGCTGAAAAGTGGGCTCGAGGCTCAGCTCGTAAGGCTCACGAGCCAGCCACCATGAGCCCACCGCAAAACTGGGAAGCTCCACGTGATTTGTTCCTTTGCTCACTATCACATAGGAACATGCACGTATAGTTCTCTGCTCGTGCTAGATTTGAAGAGTGATGCTAGCGCCGTCACCCTCGTTGGCCTCCGCCACTAACGCCGGTCGCTGTTTCCCCTTCTCCTCCACCAATGTATCCCCCTTGGCCCCAACTTCTTGTTCCTGTCCTCGCCTCGGATGTGTGCAGCTGATAATCCCCAAGTGCATGGGATCAGTACAATtcaataagtatttgagtgtcgagtccacgaggagctgaaggtaaactatctattctctaaagacataacaCCCACTTATATAGCCTTCTATGCAAAGCGAGGAAATAtggtgtgtttgtgtgtgtgaagaggtttctactataaaaccatatgtgctgaaattaaaatgcaataagtaaaactaatgcaagaaaaGTAAAGAGCAATAAAGTAAAATGAGATGAATTGAATtaaagtggagtaactcaagggagtaagtgttctAGCAAGTTGCTACTTTATTTGTGTGGTTGTAATAATTAGTGAATGTTAGTATAGTCTTTTTATaatttcttctagagaggagtcATAGATAGGTGAAGCCATATATATGAGCAAAttcacccctagtgattgatcccaagtcAGTTAATAGCAAACAagagaattattaagacataaagtccaaccaccgctgtaagtttaaatgcccccatagttatacccctcgttgattaaccatgaattaatacaacatgaaTCTAAAAATTGAGATTCGGTTTCTGTCAAATTCCGACTATCCCTCATCATATCAACATGCATCAGTGACAACCTTGTGCATcctccaacatatgtgtgcactcatatgctAGTACAACGCGATCATCAATGAAGATAACATaaacttgtatgcaaccaacaacaaactatatcacaattgccaagaacaatttactactcaaacatcaacatagagatacaatagatcatgggaaaacaatatattgcatcgTACATCATGTTTGCAAAGATATTATAGAGGTAGAATGGTGAtgcagatgatgatgttgatgaagatgaccacACCAGAAGGGGCTGGAGTCCACCAGAGGTGATTCCAACAGCGTTTCCCCCCTCCGATCTTCGCCGGCTGCGGCCTGCCGACTCtttgtttatgtgtttttgatctccgccatcgtttgcaagcccaatttgccattgtgaggggtcggctagattttgggaccaagagTGTCTTTGGTATATCAtaactgtttgtgtcatcatgcataacatgattatagaggatgatcgtggAAAAAATGTGGATCATACCTACTACGAGTTGATGGGGGTTTCCGTacaagtgaggaggtccgcacatagaATTGCCCGATTTATTGCCTCGTATAATTTCACTCGTTCCGACAAAACACATGATGAGctccaaaaagatctcatggaaaaATGATGGAATTGGCATGGACGACAATAGTGCCTACTTCTAAACTTGTTGCATATCTGTTGtattgtttgaaaactatgtttTATTGTTGATCCAtaaacttgttgtatttgttgttaataatttgatgtacttgttgtatttgttatGAATAATTTGGTGTACttgttgtattcttgtattgtaatAATAAATAGTGCATTTATTCAGGGACGGAGCTAGGAATGAAGTATAAGGGGAGCAATCTTAGTATGAGGGGacagaactagctaaaatcacacaaataaggagctgtcatggcttgtgttcaaaggaaaatcatgagcataggggAGCTATGCCCCCCTCgtcccccttgtctccgtccctgcATTTATTCGTGAATTTGTGAAGCTTATTTGATCTTGTTGAATGCATAGTAGTGTGTGATAGTTGTTTCCGCCAGCGCTGCGCGCTTTAGTTCGGAGCGTTCGGTGGAGAGAGCGCGGTATAGTTATACAACACATTTTTTACACCCGCGCCCGCACTGCAGTTTAGTGCTTCCGGTAGAGGAAAACACTGCGCAGACCCGGGTTATACAACACGGTCACAGCGAaacgtttagagcatctccagtcgcgtcctccagagggatttggggcgtgccggacaaaaaaaaacattcccagccgcatcccccaaacccgtttttttgtccggcgcggcccgttatggtgtccggcgccctgagcccgtccccgccccagatgggacgctccgggcacgccggacacaacgaaaagcgaggcggggtgtGGCTAGACCGATGCGTCAGTGGCTCGGAAGACTAAAACCTCGTCGCCtatctttggtcaagcgacgttaatggcgtcccagttTTACCAGACgatgcagggacgcgtctcgtcgtgcatggccgcgtggtcgTCTGCACCGGCGTTATTGCATTCAACGACCCGCTGCCGCTTCGcctgccgccgctgtacattaagaggccctgcggttcatcccaatctctcgccgctcccagatcttctcctcgtcgctcccagatcttctcctcgccgctccaaccaatgtcgtcgtcctcccgcaagatcgccggggcgaacggcttcggccgcggcagcctcaccgtgaaggaggcgtgggcgctgtaccgcacgggatatcccgtcccgccggacatgcgcctgccaagcagcggaaGCTGGAAGATGaatctcaccgacgacggcgaggcaggaccaagcggcatggtgaaggacgagcccgtcgacgagcccgacgagcgcgtcaaacaggaggtcgtcaccgacgacatgtacaacttccaccagtactacgacgtctCCGGCAGCCCCAAATACTTGTAGAttagttttagtttaaatttagtggaATCTCGTTCGAATCTAGAATCTATGTAATATGTGTCAAGTTTGGATTAATAGAATCTcgctcaagttttaaattttCGAAATTTTGTTTGACATCCCACAAATGCGGCataaacaaaacacgtccccaaacgttcAATCCGACATAGTTTGGAGATGGTTTAGGGGATGCGACTTCAGATGCTCTCCACCGCCCAAATATGGCGCGCACCTCCTGCAATCTCTTCCTCAGCGGATGGAGCACCTCTCCTGGACGGCTTGGCATAGCCATAGTCCGCACTCCGCAAGCCACGCTCGCTGCCTCTGCGGTGACcaactaagagcatgtctaacagaccccttaaatggCCCAAACCCGTAAAATAACTGCTGATATACGGGGtagggctctacccggccgtctagcacaccccgtaaaacaggaccccgcgtcgattttttacagttttggctaaGGGGTGGCTTTTGGCCCCTTACTTGTACGTaggcctggaattaaaactcgaaactcgcgaGCTAAACGAGTAACTCGTGACTCGACTCGTCTCGGCTCAAACTCGGTGTATAACGAGTCAAGCCGAGTTTCATATTTTGTCGTTAAacgagttcaagctaaacgagccgagttcattgaactcgcgagtagctcgtttagctcgGAAAAAATGAATTCGGCCCAAGCCCACTAAAATGCGCAAGTATATTTGTGGTTTCTCAACTTAGAAATCTTATGCTGATAATATATTGATCTATAGTTATCGTTGTGGTTTATATTTTTGTGGTACCATAGTCCTAATGCTTGTTTTTCATCATTTATGCCCAAGTATTCGGGGAAAATGCATTGTACATTTTACACGTTCTATTTGACagttttaaacgagctactcgtgagttactcgcgagCTTTGTGAGTCGAGCTAAGTTTCAAATCCGGATTCGATTGTAaaacgagtcgagtcgagctaactcgaatgttgaccgagctttagcgagtcaagccgagctggctcggctcggctcgaaaTCCAGCCCTACTTGTACGgggcgggaggctgaatacagggccaatCCCTCACTCGTGGCGCGCTGAACTTTCAGGAAATCGCAACTGCACGCCGCTGTCGATCTGCAGTTGCGCACGAACGAGAAGAAAATTTTGATGAAACAAAGCTACTGCATGCGAACCCCGGCCGCGCGCGAATCCGTCTAACTAGCGAATGCGTGTGCACATCTACGTACTAGCTCCTCCACAGCAAGAACACCATTAAATTGCAACACGAAGTTCAGACCCATAGAGAGATGATGCATGCTAATTCCAATCCGAGGGCCCGGCTAATGATTCATGAAGTAAACAAAGGGACACACATATGCGGGCGACGCGCACCGCATGGATGCAAATCAGTCTTGAAGACGTCATCTCTAGCTATGCGCAAGCAGGATCTCCGGGGCAGGGCAGGGGGGCGGGGCGCCATCGCGCGACGAgggccgtggcgggcgggggcggccggCCCACGACTGGTGGCGACGCGCAGGGACggcggcaggggcggcggccagccaggGCGGGGCAGGACCTGGGGCAgtggctggaggaggaagaaggagaggaagaagaagaggaaaaaagaAACAACATTGAATATGCCTTTTTACAGTTtagggatacgggttctgctagctcgtccgagttttcggcccgTGAAAACCAGATACAGGACCTCTATTTACGTTTTTCAGGACGAAAAAATACgggatctgttagacatgctctaacagcggcagccccctcctccctccccccACGGATCCATCTCCCCTTTCGCCATCGAAGCTCCTGCAGACCCAGCCCCCGAAATAGCCGGCGACCAGGCGGTGCAGAGCTCGGACCTGGAGCCGTATAGCGACCCGAGGCGATGCTAGGGAGAGGAGGCAGCGTGGATCGGTTCCAGGGGAAGGAACCCGAGCGAGTAGGgtcgttttttttttcttaacGACGAAAAGGGTAGACGGGCCCTTATCTCTTTTTGACTCTCTCGCGACTCTTTTGCTTTTGCACAGCGGCGGCTAGGTGGGTGTAGAAGCGAATCGGCGACGAAGAGGCTTGCAGCGCAGCGGCGGCGCGGAGTCTTGCGGACCAGGGCGCGACGCCGCTTCCGTCGAACGCCATCAGCGGCACCACTGACGGCACCGGCCTCCAGATCGCAAGGTATGTATCACCCACCACCCTCCCCCCCTCGATTGCCCCTTACGCTCGTGATTTCTCACCCCTCGACCAATCCGAGCGTGGCACAACACATGTGATGGGCTCATCTCCGAGGGCCTCCCCCTAAACTTTCTCGCGCAAACGAAATTTCAGATGAGGCTGGTCGGCTTGACGGGCGGGATCGCGTCGGGGAAGAGCACCGTGTCCAGCCTCTTCAAATCCGCCGGCGTCCCTGTCGTCGACGCGGACATCGTGGCTCGGGTAAGCTCTATTGATCTATACACGGTGATCTTGATTGATTCTCTGTCGTGCCTTTGCAAGCAATGTTGATGTTCTACTTGATTCAGTCGCAACTATGGTAGTATTTACAATAGTATAGATGTAGCAAGTTTATTTATTCCTGTAATACAGCTTTTTATATACCATGATGAAAAGAAGAGTTAACCCATCCTCATTCTAGTCAACTTACGGACTGTGCTCAGTAGATAATTCCACATCAATACACATTTTATTGCGGTGATATTAGATCTTCTCCTTGCCCTGATAATGGATTGAAGAAAACACGTGCTACTCATCTAACTTTGTAGCGGAGTTTTACAACATAGAACAAACAACTCATCTTATCCTTATATGGAAGGCAAAGGGCAGATACTATGTCTCACGTAGGAGTTTTGTTTATCCCTAGTAATACTCAGGGACTCGCACTAACAAAAATCAGAGCTGGGAGGTTATGTCAGCCTGTTAAGAGATGCGTTCTTTGTTATGCACTGTTGGATTATGTGATAGGAATTCAGAATCTGATCCTGGCTTCAGTACATGTAATAAGGTGTGCATGCTGTAGCCAAAAAATAGTAGATGTCGAGAAAATAGGTCTTCTCATTTTGTCGCTGTATATGGATAAAACAAGCTCGTGATTTGCTAGCGTAGGATCAGAAGAGGGAAAAATATAACAAGCCAGGATTCAGGCCATGCATTGCAGTGGTCCAGAAATACAGCGGGCGGAGCAGCAAGTTAAGGCCTTAAATTCCAAATCCATTCGGTCTAATACGTACTCGGAATCTGGTATCATGAATGTCTTACCATAACTGTGATACGTCTGGAACAAAAGTAAATGAAACAACATTAGCACCATGACTAATATGGCGTTATATTGATCATGTCAGACATCGGGTCTTCATGGGGATATATGAATGTGAAAGCTGTCATTATAAAATACGTGTTGCCACAACCCAGATTGCGGAGGAGATAGTTGTGGGAGGTGGGAGGATGGGGGGTGAGGGAGTTTAGGCTTGGGAGCCAGGGGTAGATCGTACTGTAGGTGAAACCTCCCCTTTTCTCTCTGTTTATTTCTTTGATAGCCATTACACGAGTACTCCCTGGCTTATATAACAGCCAGCCGACAAGAGATCGAAACCGAGTCAACTAGGACTCCTGATTCTAAACGTATTCTAATACTTCCAAATTAAGCAAACTATCAAATCCTAAGATAGGAAGGTTTAGATCTGCTGTATTATTCTAAATTTATTCTAAAACTTGCAAATTAAGGAAACTAACAAATCCTAAGTTCGGAAGGTTTGGATCTGATGTATTGTTTGCCATGCGTGACATCACTCCCCCCTTCGACAAGCAACTAGCTGGAAAGAGGACTAGTTTGCCCAAGAAGACTCAGGAAGCGGTGCTTGTTTCCAGCAGATCAGGCGTCTCCTCTTCGGCATCTCAACTGGCGATAGCCGCATTATTGGCCACCTATTTGGCAATGCCACTGTCTCCTTCGGACTTGGGAGGAGCTGTGAGTTCTGGAGTAGACGGCGGGTTAAGAAGTTCTCCTCGTAGTCGTCGACAAACCCGATTTGATGCAAGTTCTTGATCGCCGCCAGCTGGGTGTTCTGGATTTTAGGCCCAAAACACCGGTTCAGCAATGAACTGAACTCATCCCAGGGCGGTGCGCCGTGCGCAAGCTTGAAACGGCGGAACCATAGCGATGCTCGCCCAGCCAGATGATAGGATGCGAGCCACACCTTGCCACTTTCCGGTGTGCCCTGCCCATCAAAGAATTGCTCAACATGAGTGAGCTATGGCAGCACATCTGCTGATCCATCAAAAATGGGGAATTCCAGCTTATGAAATTTCGGTTTCCACTCGCTGATACCCTCTGGATCATAGGAGAGACTTCTGCGATGGTTCTTCAAGTCCTGAGCAGGATCCTCCTTGTTGCAGGTCTGACTAGAGCTGCCTTTCTCCAGGCGTGCAATGGCAACCTGGTTGGCTGTGGCCTGCTCCTTGAGGTCGGCAATGGCAACCTGGTTGGCTGTTGCTGCTCCTTGAGATCTGCAATGTCCGCCTCAATCTTGTGGAGGAAGGTACTCTGCAGGCCCTCTATGATCTccttccttgcagcaacaagtttGGTCTCGAGCTTCTCATCAAGCAGCTTGGAGATCATTGCTTCCTCAAAACAAGACACAGGCGGTTTTTACGAAACCTCTTTAAGCAAGGCGATACATGAAGATAGAATGGGAAGAAAAAGCACGAAACAAAATTCATTATTTACTCGATATGTTAGAAGGAGCAAAATTAACAGATACCGGAGCTGCTACAGTTGCTTTCTAGTTTACgttgtatttcaaagaaggagttGAGTTCAGCGAGGAAATCCATGGATGTTGGTGATGGGGAAGCCATGGATAGCCGCGAGAGGTGCGAGGTGGGAGGACGGGGGTGAGGGAGTTTAGGCTTGGGAGCCAGGGATAGATCGTACTGGAGGTGAAACCTCCCCTTTTCTCTCTGTTTATTTCTTTGATAACCATTACACAAGTACTCCCTCGCTTATATAACAGCCAGCTGATAAGAGATAGAAACCGATTCAACTAGGACTCCTGATTCTAAACGTATTCTAATACTTCCAAATTAAGAAACTTATCAAATCTTAAGATAGGAAGGTTTAGATCTGCTGTATTATTCTAAATGAACTCTAATATTTGCAAATTAAGGAAACTAACAAATCCTAAGATAGGAAGGTTTAGGTCTGATGTATTGCTTGTCATGCGTGACAGTGTTTTAAGGTATTACCTGCATCGGAAACCACCGTCAATTGAGCGAACATGTTCTGAGGTAATTATGTTTGCATTATTGTCATCACTTATCATTAATGTCTATGGGATGACAAAAAAAATCAACAGCACCACATTACCATAATTCCTGGTAAGGCTAGTAAGATGTGAGTTTAATTATGTTAGAGTTGGTGCTTTCACCAGCTGAGCATATACAGCACTTTTCATGATTTAAGAATTAGTTTCTTGACTACAGACTGCAACGCAGGCTTATCACTGTATAGACTTATTATGTGTTATGAGATCTCCCTAGACGCTGTGATGAGTGACTTGATTTTGGTATGACATTTATGCTGATTATGGATACATGTATTTACAGAATGTTGTGCAGAAAGGTACTGGAGGCTGGAAGAAGGTTGTGAAATCTTTTGGGAATGACATTTTGTTGGAAAATGGAGAAATTGACAGAGCTCGCTTAGGTCAGATTGTTTTCTCTGACCCAGTGAAACGAAAACTTCTAAACAGGTATAGTTTCTGTTAACATAcatatttcatatttttttttaaattctatTTATTTGAGTGACAACCACTACATGATTACTACTTTTGAAAACACCTATTTATTCTCGCATATCTCATCTTGTTCTGATTTCTAGAAAAAAAATGTCATAAGTTTGCTGCCCATTCAGTTCACATTAACTGTGCTCATAGTTTTTTAAGTTATGTTTCATATACTGATGATGAACTTTGATGAAGTTTACCATTAACAATactaattattttattttatttataacACTGCAGTAAGATTATATAATATGATACCGATTTACATTCTGTTGCATTCTTATAATTTTTCCTTGAGATATCAAGGATACTTGTTTGTCAAAATTATGCTTGTATCCTGACTACATTTTGGTTTCTTAATTGTGGCTATTTTCAGTCTTTTGGCACCAAATATTTCATTTGGTATATTTTGGGAGATACTAAAACTGTGGGCAAACGGATGCACTGTTATCGTCGTCGACATCCCACTCTTGTTTGAGACAAAGATGGACCGATGGACGAACCCTGTCGTTGTTGTATGGGTGGATCCCAAAACACAGATGGAGAGGCTCATGTCAAGAGACGGGTGCAGCGAAGAACAAGCTCAGAACCGGATCAACGCGCAGCTTGCGCTGGACTGGAAGAAGTCCGAAGCCGACATAGTGATCAACAATTCCGGCTCCCTGGATGACACGAAACAACAATTCCAGGAAGTGCTGAAGCAAGTTTCAGGTCCATTGACATGGAAGGAGCGGTTGATGTCAAGGGATGGCCTTCTCTCTCTCGTTGTATGCACAACAGCAGGGGTTTTACTTGCTCAGAAGAATCTGCTATGATCTTCGTTAGATGCTTAGGATTTGACTAGGTTAATGGGTTGAAAATTGCGAAATGTGGCTAGAGATTGAACATTAAACCAGCACGATTATAGTTGTGTTCAACATTTTGGATTCATGCAGCTACTGCTAAAATTTTGAGCACTGGAATAAATTTGGTAAGTGATTGCTTGTGTTGTCTGTGTGTTCTGCATCTGTATTC contains:
- the LOC124661953 gene encoding dephospho-CoA kinase-like, which codes for MRLVGLTGGIASGKSTVSSLFKSAGVPVVDADIVARNVVQKGTGGWKKVVKSFGNDILLENGEIDRARLGQIVFSDPVKRKLLNSLLAPNISFGIFWEILKLWANGCTVIVVDIPLLFETKMDRWTNPVVVVWVDPKTQMERLMSRDGCSEEQAQNRINAQLALDWKKSEADIVINNSGSLDDTKQQFQEVLKQVSGPLTWKERLMSRDGLLSLVVCTTAGVLLAQKNLL